The Mobula birostris isolate sMobBir1 chromosome 19, sMobBir1.hap1, whole genome shotgun sequence genomic sequence TTGTGTCCCccacagtgaagacggatgcaaagtacccattaagtccatctgccatttctttgtccccctttactacttgactagcatcattttccagtggtccaatattaactctcacctcccttttaccctttatataattgaaaaagcttttggtatcctgcttttaTTGAGGGCTACTATGCCTTCAAatttcttttcccttcttatagctttttagttgtcttttattggattttaaatgtttcccaatcacccaactttccactcacttttgctactttatatgccctttccttggcttttatacagtccttaatTTCCTTTGCCAGCCAccattgcctacccctgccatttgaaaacttcttcctctgtaggatatatctatcctgcgtcttgtgaactattcccagaaacttcagccatctctgttctgTCATCATTCCCACCAGTaatctcctccaatccacctgggtaagttcctctctcatgcctctggatttccctttattccattgcgatagtgatatatgtgacttatgcttgaacctctcaaattgcagtatgaattcaatcatattatgatcactgcttctaagggttcctttccgTTAAACTccctacacaacatccaatctaagGTAGCTTTTCCCAAAATCGACTCTGCAaacccatcttgtaggcattcaacaaattccctctcttgtgatccaacaccaacctgattttcccaatccccttgcatattgaagttctcCATGACTATTGTGACATTACTCCTAtgctttttccagctccctttgcaatctcaatcccacaccttggctactatttggaggcctatatatgattacCATAATCGCcttttacccttgaagtttcttaactccacccacaaagattcaacattctctgaccctatgtcacctctttctaaagaagtaattccatctcttaccaaaagAGCcataccaccgcctatgccttcttGTCTGTCCCTTCGATACAAAGTATCATTGTGCAAAGtattggatgttaagctcccaactaggccttctttcagctatgactcagtgatgcccacaatatcacaccgaccaatctctaattgcgtcacgagtttgtccaccttattccaaattcTATGCGCAggtaaatacagcaccttcagtcatGCAAACTTCACCCTTCTGAATCTTGCCTCTgtgatacaatttaactctttgctgtgtctgcatttgtacccaatcattggctcgtccttccttacattcaagtTACACCCATGATCtatttgtaaacctgctggctcatcctcattctggttcccatccccctgccacattagtttaaaccactctcaacatttgcctttctcatcGTGTGGAAAAATAAGTAGATAAATTcactcaggagatcagcagtctctgagatactcaaactatcccatctggcaccaacaattattccatggtcagagtcacttagatcacatttcttcctcattctgatgtttggtctgaacaagagctgaaccttttgaccatgtctgcatgcctttattcactgagttgctgccatatgattggatGATTAATTACTTGCATTAATTAGCAGATGTACAGGTTACTGAGTGTAAATTCCTATTTATTTTAAGGCTGAGAAGGGACAAGGCAGAAGATGGGTCAATTACCAAATTTCACACCATCAAGGAGGGAAGAGTTAGCTTGATTttagagcaggttgaaaggttggcacaacatcatgggccgaagagcctgtactgagctgtaattTTATATGTTCTTTATCATTGTTTCAGTAGTCTGGAAGCAGTGATGTGCCACTGAAGGGCTTTCGCTTGACTTTCTGCAAGCCAACATCTCTTTAGTGAGGGGCAATcaacagtattatttattttttgttaacGATGCATCCCTATGCATATGGTCACTCCATATTCTGCAGTGTTAAAACATGTAAAGATAATGTTTTTCTTTCTGAAATACCATCTTCAAAATGTTCATATTTATAATTTGCTATTGCAATGATAGTTGAGCCAAATATAGAGAGCTTAACCATTTCCTGTACAAAGTGGAGTTGACGTTTTCATATAGACCCCAGGCTCTACTTTACCAATTCCTGTCAGAGTCTCCGTAGACATGTATCTTCCTGACAAGTCTATTTGATTAAAGTTACCCCTACTGATAAAAGTACATAAAAGTAACAGAAGAAAGGGCTCACCTCTGGGCTGTTTACTGGGATATATCCTGGGAATTGACTTGTATTCGTCTGGAGGTGGAAGGTCTTCAACTGAGTGAAAATTATATTTGGCCTCAAAGTCATCAGCTGAATATAAAGACACGATGGAGGAAACAAATCACACTGTTAAAGATTGTTGAAAAACTTATTTTTCAGACAGCATTTCTTTGAAAGGTTAGTTCTAATTATGGAATGTGTATGATGCTATTTCTATGGCTTTGCTATCAGCTCCAGCAACTTGAGCCAAGAGCCAGAGAAGGTACACAAAGTAACCAGACTAAAATTTCTTTagcagagtgggggggggggggggaattaacattatttatttttatttaatattgTCTCTCTATATATATGGTCACTCTATATTCTTCAATGTTAAGATGTGTAAAAATAATTTTTTTGAAATGCTCATATTTATAATTTTCTACTTGCAATAAGCatgtggtggttgtccatcgtgtcCAATGATGACATAAaatctgtgtgggagagtttttaaaaagtggaaaagCCACTGGGGCAGTTACACTCTCTCGACCTTgaaagtctgggtccagtggtacaaacaagcatcacaaattgatgtcttccttggttgcagtggatgaccatgacgtcttctgtgccttgtcatgcccttggCTCTCCATGGAGTGTTGTAGAACCACCTTCCTgtccattggatctcactgtagatcagagtctgcccAGTTtactggagctgacttcacatgctaggacaggcatgtccgtAATCTCACTGGAACATGAGGCctaccagctaccctcacctggtttaacctACCTGTGCACTGGGGAGTGGCTGCTGTTGCACACAAACAGCTgctgggagccacaggtgagaaagAGCTAGCCATCTCCTGTTTAAAGTGGAATTGACACTTTCACTTTGAAATCAGACTCtattatttcactacttcatcatttcctgtcagaatctcctgagcctagtgtcactttatggacctaAAGTCAAAatagaagctatcttatgtatttctatttattgtgtattttattattgtttgctttatattattgtgtgtttttgtgctgcatcagatctggagtaacaattattttgttctccttaaacatttgtGTACTTATGCtattaaacaatcctgaaatATTTCTTCTCAGGTTTCAAGAGGAACTGTTTCATTCGGCTGTATTCATGCATGCTTGaaggataattaaacttgaatttgatttgatgatcttgaatcttgaaaggaAATACTTTAGAAACTATACTTCTACTTTGTTGTATTGTGCtttactgttcagtgttctattcTGAACCTTTATTTTATTATCCTTTTTAAGGGTACACAATAATGAGAAATCCAAATTGGACTTGGACTTTCCATTAATAGAATTGGTTAAACACAGAATGGTTATGGCTGCCTTTGACCTGGCTACCAAAAATACACTCTACGTGTCCAATTCCCCCTATCGGGTGAGTAGAAATAGGTCCAGAACCTGCAGTCAGTAAGTCAGCACTGAAGGAAAACAACTTCCCGCTCGTCTCGATTCTCTTCAAGAATCTAACAATTTCTGTGGCAATAGCTTCCCTTGTGTTCAGTCCTGCTACTGTTAGGGGCCCTGAAACTCTGAGAAGATTCTTAAGAGATTTAGTTTTGTTGGTCACATGTACGTCacagcatacagtgaaatgcgcccTTTTGCGTCCCATCTATCAGCGAGGATCgtgctgggggtagcctgcaAGCGTCACCATGCTTTCTGGCAAGGCTCGAAGGACTGGGAGggcttattccacactgtacgtcaataaataaataaaatgaagtgtTAATTTGTTTGGAACATCTGTCAGCTAATAGGTGCTAACTTTCCTCTAAGCTTTAATTTCGAGGTACCAATCCCATTGGGGTTTTGTTTTCAGAATCTCTGCAAGGAGGCTGTTGAGCGACTGTCTTTACTTGTTCCATGGGTGAACAGAAATTGGGGATTTTAGACATTTAAATCATAACACAACTGCTTAAAGACACACATTTTTAATAATTACCATACACTGGTGGCGGCACACTGGCAAGTCCTTGCCGATTTTTCACTGGTAATGGTGGCGgtggaggaggtggggggagaggtgtCCGAATAGCACCGGGCGAATGCTGGTTTCTGCTTGTAGCCTCGGTGCtggatgacctggatggtggaagaGGAGGCGATGCTGATTTTCCACCTCCATTGTGCACTAGGAAATAAAATTGGTTACATTTTAACTTAAGTGCTCAATAAAACCCATCAGAATTGACAATGATCATTACGATAAGACGTtaaagcaggattaggccatttggcccatcgagtctgcttcccattccatcatggctgatttattatcccactcaatcccatgcctgccccgtaacctttgaagcccttactaatcaagaacctgtcaatcttggctccaagtatactcaatgacttggctaaataaattcctgaaCACCTTTGTTCttaagggacgtccttgtattctgaagctgtgccttctggtgcTAGACTGCCCTGCTATTCTACATCcactctaggcttttcaatatttggtagatgTCAATGAgattcttcccccaccccccactccccactccccactccccactcattctccttaactccagtgagcacaggcccagagccatcaactgctcctcatacggtaactctttcattcccaggatcattctcctgaacctcctctggaccgtctccaacatcagcatatcctgtcttagataaggggcccagtactgctcacaatactccaagtgtagtctgaccaattccttataaagcctccacATCACACCCTTGCTGTTATAATCTAGTCttctgaaaatgaatgccaacattgcatttgccttcctcaccaccaactcaacctgcaagttaacctttagggaatcttgtacaaggaatcccaagtcctcATTATGGTCTACATGTACAATTACTGGAATGAACACCTCATTTGTTTATGTTTGCTCTTCTTTTCAACAGAAACATGGATGATCTTTTAACTCATTGCTACTTTCCTATTCTGCTTAGGATTCTTGTCACTCATGTGGCCCCCGGGGGTGATACTCTACTACAATAAGTAAAGGGTTTCCTCACCCAACCTGGTCCCTCCCTATCCAgtacactgtggtccttccccacagagcccttgtggtggctgcaccaagtttcagtgcgtccttcagcacgtactcctgcagcctggaatgtgccagtcggcagcattcctctAAGGGCATCTTGATTGGCATCTTTCACTGAGTTGGTGATCTTCCAGCTACAGTTGCTTTTCGTGTGTGCGTGTCTGTCCCTGGAAACAGCCTGTAGATTAGGGAACCTTTTGATACATGGCTGATCGTGATGTAAGCccttgcatctttctccacacTGTCTTCGCAAACCCACAGTCCACAAAGAGATGGGCACCTGTCTCATCCACATTGCAGTCATCCCCAGGGCACAGTGGGAATTGAATAAATATTCAGTTGCTCTGGCACAACTCAGGTGAAGCCGCTAATTTACCCACAACTACTGTGAGGCTAACATCCGACATTTTACTTGTTGACATCTCTCACTTCTCAGTGACAAGAAACTGGCATTTTTGTCTCTTCTCCAATCTGAGGAAAATGTCCTGAGTTTAGAGCATTTCAGAACACGACTACGCATCAACAATTAACCTTTTTTTAAGTTatgaaaaaaattacaataattaTAATCCTACATCGAAACCCTTTAGGACCTTGGAGTTTAAAATTACTATCCAATCTATTTAAAATAGAAGAATCATTGTTTTCTGTGGCATTAGCCACTCTGCCTAATCAATTAAGTAAATCTGACCTTAGTTGCTACTACCGAATTGTAGATATTATATACAGTATTGATTTATGACGTAATGTACAATACCATCAGGAGACACGTCGTTACTGTATAACCAACCAACTCTTACCTGCAGATCTAGATGAGGCTTCCCTTGTGGACAGTTGGGTTGTGGACGATGCTTGGCCAGAAGATGAGAATGAGCCTGGATGGCCATAGGGAGGGGTTGATGGCAgcggaggaggaagaggagatgTATGTGGCCTGTTGGAAAAGTTTGGTAATTTCGGAGGCAGAGGTGGAGGAACTTCTGGATTGCTTAATAAAGGAGGCGGTGGAGGTGGCGGAGGAAGAGGGCTTTCAGCTCGCCCATGAGGAACACTGGAAGAAGATGGTGgtagtgggggtggagggggaggaaaATCTGTACAGTCTTCTGTGCAAATTatagggggaggtggagcagggaACAAGAAATCTGAAGTTTGATCTTGGAATTTGTGGGAAGGTGGAGGCGGTGGTAGTGGAGGAGATGGTGGTGCTTGTGTGTATTGAAATTTAATTGGTTTATTACTTTGAGGTGGAGGTGGTGGAGGAGGGGGTAGAGAGCTTTGTGATGTAGTTTTTGCAGGTTTATTGAATGAGTGAGCAGGTACTGGAGGAGGAGAAGGCAATGGAGTTCTACCCTGACATGGAGGCAtgacaggaaggggaggaggtGCGAGAGTGGGCATGTTAAGTCGCCCTTGAAGTGTCCTTTGAACTTTAGACACATCAGTTGGTTCTGGACAGCTTGAGTGGTTGGATGTGCTTCTCTCATTCCTGCCACtgttattctggactgggtatctCGGTCCTTGCATTTTCATTCCAAAATGGGGAGCAGGTGGTTTGGAAACTCTCTCTGAAACTAACAAATCGCACATTAGTGTTTCAAAATCATAAGCATTTAATTTTTAAACTGTGTGAGTAATTACTTTTTATGTAATTATTGGCTGAAAAATACCACAAAAGTTCACACAAAGTTTTTTAGTTCCTTTCCGTACcttgtgatgtattgggcagcaACGTTGTCATTTCTTtaacatttgtctgttttttacgtaACCAATTTACTAGCTCGGCGtataacccagcacagatggaaagcgtgcaaggagccagctggatttgaacctgggatcATTCACCTCGAAGGACAGTGTCGATGCTACTACACAACCAGCTGGCTACACAAAGTTTGCAAAGACTACTTTTCATTTTCCTAGACACTCTGAttctaacaaaaaaaaacacctgaTCTAAATTGTAATTCAAAGGCCACTGAAGATTTAAGAAAATTTGGTAACATCAGTTTTTTTAAAACACTTACTTGGCCAAAATATTATTATAATGGTGTGTGCATTCCAAACATGTTCTATGTCCTAAACAAAATGGATCTTTTAGTTTCTTAAATACATCAGCCTTCATCTTCTGAGTGCGAGTTCTGATCTGCAGAGAAGTAACTTTTTACTGTAGTTAGTATCTCTAGATCTGCATATTCCATATATCTGCTTTAAGTAATTCCATTGAAGTGTCTTGAATTAGCCAGTAAAGGGAATACTTCCCAGAGATCAGTGTATGGATGAGATGGGAAAGCTCTTCCCTGACTGTCCACTTTACTAAGTACACTTGCTGGTTAATACAAatgctgatcagccaatcatgtggcagcaactcaagtgACAAAAGCATGCCGACAtcgtcaagaggttcacttgtcgttcagaccaaacatcagaatggggaagaaatgtgatctaaatgacttcgACCATCAAATGAATGCTgatgccagacgaggtggttctcctgggattttcacccacaacagtctctagagattatagagaatggtgtgaaaaacaaaaaatgccttgtttatgagagtggtcagaggagaatggacagacaggttcaagctgacaggatggtgacagtaattcaagtcacacacattacaacagtggtgtgcagaagagcacatcTGCATGCACAACACATTGCGCCTTGAAgcagatgagctacagcagcagacaacCAATGGCCACAGAGTGCCCATCTCTTCTGAACGTGAAGATACACCTCTGGTGTCCATGGTTTGCTCTCAGAAAAATTAATTACTCTTAACTCTACCAAGCAGACTTAGGAACAGATTATTCTGGCCAAGATCCAATACCTTAACGTGTTCCTAGCAAGTGAATTTCCAGACCATTCCATAAAATTATCCCAACCATAGAACCCTACAGGACTACCTGAAGTATCCTTCTGTCCAGTAGGTCTGAGAACAGGAAATCCTCCCTGAAACAAGCCACCCAGAGGTGCTGCCATTCCACCCACAGACTCTGGAGCATTTCTACTCTTTGGTTCTATAGGAAAATATAAATAAGTGTACAAAATATAGTTAAAGTTATTTTACAGTGAACATGCCTGTCAACCTCCTTCAGTTTTATATCATTAGCCAAAATGTTATAGAAATACAATCCAATGGAAAACATTTTCAAATCATTTCCTTAAAACTTGATGCAGACAGTTTCAGATGTCATAGACATCATCTGAATTAAAAATGTAATATATTCAAATTTCTGATCACTGTTGGCTGGACAGCTTCTTTATTGGCAACATTGGCACACAAAATTACTATTTATGTTTGTCTGAAGCCAACATTATTGATTCTTTTTGACCCTGATGCTGGATGAATTTACCTCAATTAATTTTCATACTAAAATTTATCAGGATGTGATCTGGATTAGGGAGCACCTTTTATGacgataggttgagtgagctggggctctTCTCTTGCAGGGATACCAACCTGGGGTcaacggaccccttgcttaatggtattggtccatggtataaaaaaggttgggaaattttgctttagagtgaaggaggacAGGAGGTAACTTGTTCGAGGCGTACAAGGTGATTAGAGGCCTAGATCGAGTGGAGAACCTGAGACGTTTCTTCAGGGCAGAACTGGCTAATACAAAGGGGTATAATCTGAAGGTGATTGGGCGTAAGtataagggagatgtcagaggtaagtttttacacagagtggtgggtgcatgaattACCTTGCCGGGGttggtggtgaaagcagatactttaggggcatttaaggaactcttagataaacacatggatgatagaaaaatgaagggtctTATAGGAGAGAAGGGATAGATTAATTTtcaagtagattaaaaggtcagcacaatatggtgggctgaagggccttcgttgtgctgtaacgttctatgttctaggttaAAATAGTCAAACTATTTATGTAAAACACTACAATCTTTACATTTTACCTGTAACTACATGTTGAGTGTTTTAAGTTGGTTTTACTGTTAAGCAGGATTGTGTATGACAATGTACAGAAGGTGTGACACTTACTGTCGATGACTGGGGCACTTCGGTCATTGACCTGTGTCACCTTTTTCAGTTGTATTCCCTTGTGGATATCTTCTAACAACGCGGATCGCCCTCGTGCTTCATCCCTGTGGTGTTTGGGAAGCTCTTCGTGAACCTGAAGGAAATAGAGCATCTTTTCATCATTCTTTTAAAAATTCACGCAATAAAGATATTCAAAACTTCAGAAACAATATCGATCTGTAAAATTATGAAAACTACAGATTCTCTGCCTTTTCTCCAACCAGGAAGTAATCTGCCTTACAGACAAGGTTTAGTTCTGGGGTCTTTAACTTACTCGTTCACAAGGCCGACATTTATTTTCCATCCCACCAACCAAATTCTATTCCAGAGGCAGGGAAGTATCAAGTACCTCATGTGTAGTCAACATCAGGTGAAcaaaacagtacaacacagtactggCTCTTCAGCCTATAATGTTGAACCTACCCTTGCGTCTACTCCAAATATCAATCTAGTGCAggaattcccaaccttttttatgtcgtGGGCCtgtaccattaactgagaggtccatggaccccaggtcgggaacccctgatctagtgcTTCGCTcctacatttttctatcattcatgtgcctatgtaaGGGTCTCTTAAATATCTCTAATATTCCTGCCTCTATCACCAACCCTGGCACTGCATACCATGGATCTATCATATTCTGTGTAATAAAACCTATTTCTGACACCCCtatcctttcctccaa encodes the following:
- the wipf3 gene encoding uncharacterized protein wipf3 isoform X3; its protein translation is MPVPPPPPPPPPPPSGAPSLPSSLAVHEELPKHHRDEARGRSALLEDIHKGIQLKKVTQVNDRSAPVIDISERVSKPPAPHFGMKMQGPRYPVQNNSGRNERSTSNHSSCPEPTDVSKVQRTLQGRLNMPTLAPPPLPVMPPCQGRTPLPSPPPVPAHSFNKPAKTTSQSSLPPPPPPPPQSNKPIKFQYTQAPPSPPLPPPPPSHKFQDQTSDFLFPAPPPPIICTEDCTDFPPPPPPLPPSSSSVPHGRAESPLPPPPPPPPLLSNPEVPPPLPPKLPNFSNRPHTSPLPPPLPSTPPYGHPGSFSSSGQASSTTQLSTREASSRSAVHNGGGKSASPPLPPSRSSSTEATSRNQHSPGAIRTPLPPPPPPPPLPVKNRQGLASVPPPVYADDFEAKYNFHSVEDLPPPDEYKSIPRIYPSKQPRASQRGHRTTTPLR
- the wipf3 gene encoding uncharacterized protein wipf3 isoform X2; the encoded protein is MPVPPPPPPPPPPPSGAPSLPSSLAVHEELPKHHRDEARGRSALLEDIHKGIQLKKVTQVNDRSAPVIDKPKSRNAPESVGGMAAPLGGLFQGGFPVLRPTGQKDTSERVSKPPAPHFGMKMQGPRYPVQNNSGRNERSTSNHSSCPEPTDVSKVQRTLQGRLNMPTLAPPPLPVMPPCQGRTPLPSPPPVPAHSFNKPAKTTSQSSLPPPPPPPPQSNKPIKFQYTQAPPSPPLPPPPPSHKFQDQTSDFLFPAPPPPIICTEDCTDFPPPPPPLPPSSSSVPHGRAESPLPPPPPPPPLLSNPEVPPPLPPKLPNFSNRPHTSPLPPPLPSTPPYGHPGSFSSSGQASSTTQLSTREASSRSAVHNGGGKSASPPLPPSRSSSTEATSRNQHSPGAIRTPLPPPPPPPPLPVKNRQGLASVPPPVYADDFEAKYNFHSVEDLPPPDEYKSIPRIYPSKQPRASQRGHRTTTPLR
- the wipf3 gene encoding uncharacterized protein wipf3 isoform X1; its protein translation is MPVPPPPPPPPPPPSGAPSLPSSLAVHEELPKHHRDEARGRSALLEDIHKGIQLKKVTQVNDRSAPVIDKPKSRNAPESVGGMAAPLGGLFQGGFPVLRPTGQKDTSVSERVSKPPAPHFGMKMQGPRYPVQNNSGRNERSTSNHSSCPEPTDVSKVQRTLQGRLNMPTLAPPPLPVMPPCQGRTPLPSPPPVPAHSFNKPAKTTSQSSLPPPPPPPPQSNKPIKFQYTQAPPSPPLPPPPPSHKFQDQTSDFLFPAPPPPIICTEDCTDFPPPPPPLPPSSSSVPHGRAESPLPPPPPPPPLLSNPEVPPPLPPKLPNFSNRPHTSPLPPPLPSTPPYGHPGSFSSSGQASSTTQLSTREASSRSAVHNGGGKSASPPLPPSRSSSTEATSRNQHSPGAIRTPLPPPPPPPPLPVKNRQGLASVPPPVYADDFEAKYNFHSVEDLPPPDEYKSIPRIYPSKQPRASQRGHRTTTPLR